One window from the genome of Candoia aspera isolate rCanAsp1 chromosome 15, rCanAsp1.hap2, whole genome shotgun sequence encodes:
- the LOC134505978 gene encoding uncharacterized LOC128125816 homolog, which produces MQFSSPTWKARMMQESFTLHFLKVLKELLAFVLFSYTVLFGALLLAGWTTYFLVLK; this is translated from the coding sequence ATGCAGTTTTCCTCACCGACTTGGAAAGCCAGAATGATGCAGGAATCATTCACTCTTCACTTTCTGAAAGTGCTGAAGGAACTCCTGGCTTTTGTGCTGTTCAGTTACACTGTCTTGTTTGGAGCGCTGCTGTTGGCTGGATGGACCACTTACTTTCTGGTGCTGAAGTGA
- the DIABLO gene encoding diablo IAP-binding mitochondrial protein → MASARSRWLWRSCAFLGRSFPLFSTVRTPCVSGLKAPWKKMATLGFGMTLAAIPIAQKHDPGSLSNEALIRRAVSLVTDSTGTLLSQTTYALIDALTEYTTAVYTLVSLYQKYTHLLGKMNSKEEDAVWQVIIGARVEMTTKQQEYLKLESRWMTALRLSEMAAEAAYQSGADQASVSTHNHIQLVKTQVQEARQLSQKAETKLTEAQTEELLRLKEEAPLLPAHQQTSTDETEEAFLRED, encoded by the exons ATGGCGTCGGCGAGGAGCCGTTGGCTGTGGCGCTCCTGCGCCTTTCTCGG ACGGAGCTTTCCACTCTTCTCAACCGTGAGGACGCCATGTGTGTCTGGATTGAAGGCAccatggaagaaaatggcaactctGGGGTTTGGAATGACCTTGGCTGCTATCCCTATTGCACAG AAACACGATCCGGGTTCTCTTAGCAATGAAGCCTTGATCCGAAGAGCAGTCTCCTTAGTAACCGACAGCACTGGGACCCTCCTTTCTCAAACAACTTATGCATTAATTGATGCTCTAACAGAATATACAACG GCAGTTTACACACTGGTGTCCCTGTACCAGAAATACACGCATCTCCTggggaaaatgaattccaaagaaGAGGATGCTGTTTGGCAAGTGATCATTGGGGCCCGAGTGGAG ATGACGACAAAGCAGCAGGAATATCTCAAATTAGAATCCAGGTGGATGACTGCCCTGCGGCTTTCagagatggcagcagaagcagcctATCAGTCAG GGGCTGACCAAGCCTCAGTGTCAACACACAACCACATTCAGCTAGTCAAGACCCAAGTCCAAGAAGCACGGCAGCTGTCCCAGAAGGCCGAAACCAAGTTGACTGAGGCTCAGACGGAGGAGCTCCTGAGGCTGAAGGAAGAGGCCCCTTTGCTACCAGCCCATCAGCAGACCAGCACAGACGAGACTGAAGAAGCCTTCCTTCGTGAAGATTGA
- the VPS33A gene encoding vacuolar protein sorting-associated protein 33A: MAAHLSSGRVPLTALREAGRRELRAFLDKCAGSKAIVWDEYLTGPFGLIAQYSLLKEHEVEKMFTLKGGHLPSADVKNIIFFVRPRLELMDIVADNMLSEDKTRCPQRDFHVLFVPRRSLLCEQRLKDLGVLQSFVHREEYSLDLIPFDGDLLSMESENAFKECYLENDQTSLYQAAKGLMTLQALYGTIPLIFGKGECARHVANMMIRMKREFSGIQNPILPVFDTLLLLDRNVDLISPLATQLTYEGLIDEIYGIQNTYVKLPPEKFAPKKQGEGAKELPTEAKKLQLNSAEELYAEIRDKNFNAVGSVLSKKAKIISAAFEERHHARTVGEIKQFVSQLPHMQAARSSLANHTSIAELIKDITTSEDFFDNLTVEQEFMSGIDTDKVNSYVEDCIAQKHPLIKILRLVCLQSVCNSGLKQKVLDYYKREILQTYGYEHILTLNNLEKAGLLKPQSGSRNNYPTIRKTLRLWMEDVNEQNPNDISYVYSGYAPLSVRLAQLLARPGWRSIEEVLKMLPGPHFEERQQLPTGLQKKRQHGENRVTLVFFLGGVTYAEIAALRFLSQMEDGGTEYVIAATKLINGTSWIKSLMEKLEPPPF, from the exons ATGGCGGCGCACCTCAGCTCGGGCCGCGTCCCGTTGACGGCGCTGAGGGAGGCCGGGCGCCGCGAGCTGCGCGCCTTCCTCGACAAGTGCGCCGGATCCAAG GCCATCGTGTGGGATGAATATCTTACAGGCCCCTTTGGATTGATTGCACAATATTCTCTTCTAAAG GAACATGAGGTAGAGAAAATGTTCACCCTCAAAGGAGGTCACCTTCCATCGGCTGATGTCAAGAACATTATCTTCTTTGTCCGGCCCAGGTTAGAGCTGATGGACATCGTTGCCGACAACATGCTCAG cGAAGATAAAACCCGCTGCCCGCAGCGGGATTTCCATGTCTTGTTTGTGCCACGTCGCAGTTTGCTGTGCGAGCAGCGACTGAAGGACCTGGGGGTGCTGCAGTCCTTCGTTCATCGCGAGGAGTACAGCCTGGACCTCATTCCCTTCGATGGCGATCTCCTGTCGATGGAGTCAGAAAACGCCTTTAAG GAGTGTTACTTAGAAAATGACCAGACCAGCCTTTACCAAGCGGCAAAAGGTCTCATGACGCTCCAGGCTCTTTACGGAACCATCCCGCTGATCTTTGGGAAAGGGGAATGTGCACGG CACGTGGCAAATATGATGATCAGAATGAAGCGGGAGTTTTCGGGGATCCAGAATCCCATATTGCCTGTCTTCGATACCCTTTTGCTGCTTGATCGCAACGTAGATTTGATCTCTCCTCTGGCCACCCAGCTCACCTACGAGGGCCTAATTGATGAAATATATGGAATCCAGAACA CATATGTAAAACTCCCCCCTGAAAAATTTGCTCCCAAGAAGCAGGGGGAGGGTGCGAAGGAGCTCCCTACCGAGGCCAAGAAGCTGCAGCTGAATTCCGCGGAGGAGCTGTATGCAGAGATCCGCGACAAAAACTTCAATGCCGTGGGCAGCGTCTTGAGCAAGAAGGCCAAAATCATCTCAGCTGCTTTTGAG GAAAGGCACCATGCCAGGACGGTGGGGGAGATCAAGCAGTTTGTGTCCCAGCTGCCACACATGCAGGCTGCGAGGAGCTCTTTGGCTAACCACACCTCCATTGCAGAACTCATCAAAGACATCACCA CATCTGAAGACTTCTTCGATAATTTAACAGTGGAGCAAGAATTTATGTCCGGCATAGATACCGATAAG GTCAACAGTTACGTAGAAGATTGCATTGCCCAAAAGCATCCCTTGATTAAGATACTGAGGCTCGTTTGCCTGCAGTCGGTGTGCAACAGTGGGCTGAAGCAGAAGGTCCTGGATTATTACAAGAGAGAAATTCTCCAG ACTTACGGCTATGAGCACATACTGACCTTAAATAACCTAGAAAAGGCTGGACTTTTGAAGCCTCAGTCAGGCAGTCGAAACAACTATCCGACCATTCGGAAGACTTTGCGTCTGTGGATGGAGGATGTCAACGAACAG AACCCAAATGATATTTCTTACGTATATAGCGGCTACGCTCCTCTGAGCGTGCGCCTGGCCCAGTTGCTTGCCCGGCCAGGATGGCGGAGCATAGAAGAAGTCCTAAAGATGCTTCCTGGGCCACATTTTGAGGAGAGGCAGCAGTTGCCAACCGGGCTTCAGAAAAAGC GTCAGCATGGAGAAAACCGAGTCACTCTTGTATTCTTTTTGGGTGGAGTGACCTACGCTGAGATTGCAGCCCTCCGGTTTCTATCTCAGATGGAAGACGGGGGCACCGAATATGTAATTGCCGCCACGAAACTGATCAACGGAACAAGCTGGATCAAATCTCTGATGGAGAAGCTGGAGCCCCCACCGTTTTAG